The following coding sequences are from one Candidatus Binataceae bacterium window:
- the dut gene encoding dUTP diphosphatase: MNLRLKVQRLRPGSAALPRYHSAHAAGMDLVADLDAPLTLAPRARAAVPTGIALEIPPGFEGQVRARSGRALAEGLALVNSPGTIDADYRGEIKVILVNLGEAPVVVRPGDRIAQLVIAPVARAEIVEVTELEPSSRGNGGFGHTGR, encoded by the coding sequence ATGAACCTCCGACTCAAGGTCCAGCGGCTGCGGCCCGGCTCAGCCGCGCTGCCGCGCTACCATAGTGCGCACGCCGCAGGGATGGACCTTGTTGCCGACCTGGACGCCCCACTTACCCTTGCGCCGCGTGCGCGGGCGGCGGTGCCGACCGGGATCGCGCTGGAAATCCCGCCCGGCTTCGAGGGACAGGTGCGCGCGCGCAGCGGACGGGCGCTCGCCGAGGGCCTTGCGCTGGTCAATTCACCCGGCACGATCGACGCCGACTATCGGGGTGAAATTAAAGTGATACTTGTAAATCTCGGCGAGGCCCCAGTCGTCGTCCGCCCCGGCGACCGGATCGCCCAGCTCGTCATCGCGCCGGTCGCTCGTGCCGAAATAGTCGAAGTCACCGAGCTCGAACCAAGTTCGCGCGGCAACGGCGGCTTCGGGCATACTGGAAGATAG
- a CDS encoding choice-of-anchor D domain-containing protein has protein sequence MAIRSRTRRAASIATVAALAAIAIAAVLRAAGGTAADHEFGQTNFVNSAANFADARGLNSPTAVAIDPVGGEVYVADTGNNRVLGWKGVAEFANNQPADLVIGQADFSSYYCNRTAGVLWNNGLAAAPAQNTLCTPQGVAVDGARNLYVGDTGNNRTLVFSNPFASLPGQNSNFDAAIVFGQGAAGSQFTTNAAAVGATALAAPEGVAVDAAGNLFVADTGNNRFVEYFDPLGAANSDGTGDVTADLVFGQPDMSGALCNQGGGVGAQTVCVAHGFGVGVAVDSHGNLYAADTGNGRVVEYNGPFDAGGGFADDPPASLVFNSFAAFSLAGVAVDPLNSLYAASNGVVSQFKEFNNPPTNTSANAKIGPQLSIANSAGLSQILGLAADSAGNLYVADADNHRVLEYYSPGNGAPEPPGFAGDAVPDQMLGQINFGSTAVNFVDAQGLAQPAAVAIDASTGVDPNHVYVLDVVNNRVLGWKALSELVANQPADLVVGQPDFFGSGCNQAQTSGGGAPGAQTLCLAGTSGGAGGIAVDSAGDLFVADTGNNRVVEFPSPFTTLATSGRQSDFSASSVFGQAGSFTSALCNLSASPASPSKGGLCAPTGVALDLAGNLYVADAGNSRVLEFAPDANGSFGPTPMPTAVIGQAGSYVTRTCADGAVASPTPRPTPGPGNLCGNESTPSLGVAADPLGNLYVADSYNNRVLEFTAATPGNFGSNPAASLVFGQGASGANFTSNVCGADASSLCLPSGVAIDEAGNVYIADLNNSRVLEYDQPGEPASNVVANRVFGQRNLSTSGCNAGEAGVAASAASLCFAASAAADAQGHLYIADSANNRVLEYDQPLAPTPTPTPTPTPTPDPTPTPAPTPSPTPTRVPKWLHFGPTPLWFPNTVFGVTGATSVPLHVYLKDPATAPTFPITLEGTVFGGANPGDFALAGTDCPAVLSPGLQCSLSLTFRPGALGLRRANLKVFDNAGNDPQIFYLRGYGVRGSLRLSTTAIYFGKVGRGEVSQSKDLVLTNPNKAALDISKVTVFTTSAVALDQFAKVADGCTGILDAGAQCTVSVAFDPTRLGVLTGEIRIRDDARNSPQSVYLQGTGIK, from the coding sequence ATGGCGATTCGCTCGCGCACACGCCGCGCGGCAAGCATCGCGACCGTAGCCGCGCTGGCCGCGATCGCAATTGCCGCCGTGCTGCGCGCCGCCGGCGGTACCGCCGCCGACCATGAGTTTGGCCAGACCAACTTCGTCAACAGCGCAGCCAATTTTGCCGACGCACGCGGCCTCAATTCGCCAACGGCGGTCGCAATCGATCCGGTCGGCGGCGAGGTTTACGTCGCTGACACCGGCAACAACCGGGTGCTGGGATGGAAGGGCGTGGCCGAGTTCGCGAACAACCAGCCCGCCGATCTCGTGATCGGCCAGGCCGACTTCAGTTCCTATTACTGCAACCGGACGGCCGGCGTGCTGTGGAACAACGGTCTGGCCGCCGCGCCCGCGCAAAACACGCTGTGCACACCGCAGGGCGTCGCGGTTGACGGCGCGCGCAACCTCTACGTCGGCGACACTGGCAACAATCGGACGTTGGTATTCAGCAATCCGTTCGCGTCGCTGCCCGGACAGAACTCGAATTTCGATGCGGCAATCGTGTTCGGTCAGGGCGCCGCAGGGTCGCAATTCACAACCAACGCCGCCGCCGTCGGGGCGACCGCGCTGGCCGCACCCGAGGGCGTGGCGGTGGATGCCGCCGGCAACCTGTTCGTCGCCGACACCGGCAACAACCGTTTCGTCGAGTACTTCGATCCGCTCGGCGCGGCCAACTCCGACGGCACGGGCGACGTGACGGCCGACTTGGTCTTCGGCCAGCCCGACATGAGCGGCGCGCTTTGCAACCAAGGCGGCGGCGTCGGCGCGCAGACCGTATGCGTCGCACACGGCTTCGGGGTCGGCGTCGCGGTTGACAGCCACGGCAATCTCTACGCCGCGGATACCGGCAACGGGCGCGTGGTCGAGTATAACGGGCCGTTCGACGCCGGCGGCGGCTTCGCCGACGATCCGCCAGCTTCGCTCGTCTTCAACTCGTTCGCGGCCTTCTCGCTTGCCGGAGTAGCGGTCGATCCGCTCAACAGCCTGTATGCGGCTTCCAACGGGGTCGTCTCGCAATTCAAGGAGTTCAACAATCCGCCCACCAACACCAGCGCCAACGCGAAGATTGGCCCGCAGTTGAGCATCGCCAATTCCGCCGGGCTGAGTCAGATCCTCGGCCTTGCTGCCGACAGCGCAGGCAACCTCTACGTCGCCGACGCCGACAACCATCGCGTTTTGGAGTACTACTCGCCCGGCAACGGCGCGCCCGAACCGCCCGGCTTTGCAGGCGATGCCGTACCCGACCAGATGCTCGGACAAATCAACTTCGGCAGCACGGCAGTCAACTTCGTTGACGCGCAAGGGCTCGCGCAGCCGGCGGCGGTCGCTATCGACGCCAGCACCGGGGTCGATCCGAATCATGTTTACGTGCTCGACGTAGTGAACAACCGGGTGCTCGGATGGAAGGCGCTAAGCGAACTGGTTGCCAATCAGCCGGCCGACCTCGTCGTCGGGCAGCCGGACTTCTTCGGCTCCGGATGCAACCAGGCGCAGACCAGCGGCGGCGGCGCGCCAGGCGCACAGACGCTCTGCCTTGCGGGCACGTCGGGCGGCGCAGGCGGAATCGCAGTGGACAGTGCGGGCGACCTGTTCGTCGCCGACACGGGCAACAACCGGGTGGTCGAATTCCCGTCGCCTTTTACGACCCTTGCGACCAGCGGGCGACAGAGCGATTTCAGCGCCTCGAGCGTATTCGGACAGGCCGGCAGCTTCACCAGCGCCCTGTGCAATCTCAGCGCGAGCCCCGCTTCCCCGTCCAAGGGCGGTTTATGTGCGCCGACCGGCGTCGCGCTCGACCTCGCGGGCAATCTCTACGTCGCCGACGCCGGCAACAGCCGCGTACTTGAATTCGCGCCCGACGCAAACGGTTCGTTCGGCCCCACGCCGATGCCGACCGCGGTCATCGGCCAGGCCGGTTCTTATGTGACCCGGACCTGTGCCGACGGCGCAGTCGCCAGCCCCACGCCCCGGCCGACGCCCGGGCCGGGCAATCTGTGCGGCAACGAGAGTACGCCGAGCCTCGGTGTGGCCGCCGACCCACTGGGCAATCTCTACGTCGCCGATTCCTACAACAACCGCGTGCTCGAGTTCACCGCCGCGACGCCGGGGAACTTCGGCAGCAATCCGGCCGCAAGCCTCGTCTTCGGCCAGGGTGCCAGCGGAGCGAACTTCACCTCGAATGTCTGCGGCGCCGACGCATCGAGCCTGTGCCTGCCCTCGGGAGTTGCGATCGACGAGGCGGGCAACGTGTACATCGCCGACCTCAACAACAGCCGCGTGCTTGAATACGACCAGCCCGGAGAGCCGGCATCCAACGTCGTTGCCAATCGCGTATTCGGACAGCGCAATCTGAGCACTTCCGGATGTAACGCCGGCGAGGCCGGTGTGGCGGCAAGCGCGGCCAGCCTGTGCTTCGCTGCGAGCGCCGCCGCCGACGCGCAAGGCCATCTTTATATCGCCGACAGTGCCAACAACCGGGTGCTGGAGTACGACCAGCCACTGGCGCCGACGCCCACTCCCACCCCAACGCCGACGCCCACTCCCGACCCGACACCCACGCCGGCGCCGACGCCCAGCCCGACGCCTACGCGGGTGCCCAAGTGGCTGCACTTCGGTCCGACTCCGCTATGGTTTCCCAACACGGTCTTCGGCGTGACCGGCGCCACCAGCGTACCGCTGCATGTGTATCTGAAGGATCCTGCGACCGCACCGACCTTCCCGATTACGCTGGAGGGCACGGTCTTCGGCGGGGCCAATCCGGGCGACTTTGCGCTTGCGGGGACGGATTGTCCCGCGGTGCTGAGCCCGGGCCTTCAATGTTCACTTAGCCTCACCTTCCGGCCGGGCGCTTTGGGGCTGCGGCGCGCCAATCTCAAAGTTTTCGACAACGCGGGCAACGATCCGCAGATTTTCTACCTGCGCGGCTACGGTGTGCGCGGCAGCCTGCGACTCTCCACTACCGCTATCTACTTCGGCAAGGTCGGCAGAGGAGAGGTGAGCCAAAGCAAGGACCTTGTACTGACCAATCCAAACAAGGCCGCGTTGGATATAAGCAAGGTGACCGTGTTCACTACTTCGGCCGTGGCGCTCGATCAGTTTGCCAAGGTCGCCGACGGATGCACCGGAATACTCGACGCGGGCGCGCAGTGCACGGTTAGCGTGGCCTTCGACCCGACCCGCCTCGGTGTGCTCACCGGCGAAATCCGCATCCGCGACGACGCCCGCAACAGCCCGCAGAGCGTCTATCTGCAAGGGACCGGAATCAAATGA
- a CDS encoding mannosyltransferase family protein, producing the protein MPPVPDRRPPTILGLNASDWSIVAMVLIVKAAVLAFGALSFEITNDEPLGSLAHWLSLWNRWDAPQYVLIAEHGYGAAGDARLALVFFPLYPMLIRALASVVHDAVLCALLISTVASVATGVVLGRLFALDYPPRLARRAVWFLFIFPTSYFLHVGYSESLFIALVAGAFLAARRARWVEAGGLGALAAMARPNGILLMPALGVEALAELWGTRRLEWRWLWTGAVVFGLGVHMLVNYRVTGDPLAFLHLEYAHWSNRMIAPWQGVAVNLGVAHTYNPHDAAMIGTQILFYLAVGLAGTIAAAALLRPSYAAWMGLNWLVFASQAWDISAPRYLLVMFPLFILIAILARNRHWHTAITVWSLLWLGMFTSEFVRGHWAF; encoded by the coding sequence ATGCCGCCCGTGCCTGACCGCCGCCCGCCCACCATCCTCGGCCTCAACGCATCGGACTGGTCGATCGTCGCGATGGTGCTGATCGTGAAGGCGGCGGTGCTCGCCTTCGGCGCACTCTCCTTTGAGATAACCAACGACGAGCCCCTGGGGTCGCTCGCCCACTGGCTGTCGCTCTGGAACCGGTGGGACGCGCCGCAATACGTGCTGATCGCCGAACACGGATACGGCGCGGCCGGCGACGCGCGTCTGGCGCTGGTGTTCTTTCCGCTCTACCCGATGTTGATCCGTGCACTGGCGTCGGTAGTGCATGACGCGGTGCTATGCGCGCTGCTGATTTCGACGGTGGCCTCGGTGGCCACGGGCGTTGTGCTCGGGCGGCTTTTCGCGCTGGATTATCCGCCGCGACTTGCGCGCCGCGCGGTCTGGTTTCTCTTCATCTTTCCGACTTCCTATTTTCTGCACGTCGGCTACAGCGAAAGCCTTTTTATCGCGCTGGTCGCGGGCGCCTTTCTCGCCGCGCGGCGCGCGCGATGGGTCGAGGCCGGCGGGCTGGGCGCGCTGGCCGCGATGGCGCGTCCCAACGGCATCCTCCTGATGCCGGCGCTGGGCGTCGAAGCGCTCGCCGAGTTGTGGGGCACGCGGCGTTTGGAGTGGCGCTGGCTATGGACCGGTGCGGTGGTCTTCGGCCTCGGCGTGCACATGCTGGTCAACTATCGCGTGACCGGCGACCCGCTTGCCTTCCTGCATTTGGAGTATGCGCACTGGTCCAACCGGATGATCGCGCCGTGGCAGGGAGTCGCAGTCAATCTCGGGGTCGCGCACACTTACAATCCGCACGACGCCGCGATGATTGGGACGCAGATACTGTTCTACCTCGCGGTCGGACTCGCGGGCACGATCGCGGCGGCGGCCCTGCTGCGGCCATCGTATGCGGCGTGGATGGGGCTCAACTGGCTGGTGTTCGCGAGTCAGGCGTGGGATATCAGCGCGCCGCGCTATCTGCTGGTGATGTTCCCGCTGTTTATCCTGATCGCGATCCTCGCGCGCAACCGCCATTGGCACACCGCGATCACCGTATGGTCGCTGCTCTGGCTGGGGATGTTTACGAGCGAGTTCGTCCGCGGCCACTGGGCGTTCTGA
- a CDS encoding pitrilysin family protein, translated as MIRKSVLPNGLRVLSEPMPSVVSTTLGIWVENGSRYEVAAENGVSHFIEHLLFKGTRTRTAAQIAEEIDAVGGVLNAFTGKEYTCYYAKVLGEDLAMATELLADLFLDSVFDPAEIDRERQVVLQEISQAEDTPDDFIHDLFNLKFWEGHPLALPIFGSVATVNAINRELLLSFMAERYRAGRVFIAAAGMVDHERLVEQCARLFGGITGDGRPEPTSPPAERMVVINHHKDLEQTHLCIGGPGISQASPLRYASYVLNTALGGGMSSRLFQEVRERRGRVYSIYSFMSSYLDCGYFAIYAGTNPEWIDEVIEVTLSEIGKLVRDGLSRAELERAKSQLKGNMLLGMESTESRMNRLARNEIYFGREVPIEELARGIDQVTNDQLVELAARSFEPGRMAMVLLGDLKGRQFGADVFSALK; from the coding sequence ATGATTCGCAAAAGCGTCCTGCCCAACGGCCTGCGCGTGCTGAGCGAGCCGATGCCCTCGGTGGTCTCGACCACCCTCGGCATCTGGGTCGAGAACGGCTCGCGCTACGAAGTCGCGGCCGAGAACGGGGTCTCCCACTTCATCGAACACCTGCTCTTCAAGGGCACGCGCACGCGCACCGCGGCACAGATCGCCGAGGAAATCGACGCGGTCGGCGGCGTGCTCAACGCGTTCACCGGCAAGGAGTACACCTGCTACTACGCCAAGGTGCTCGGCGAGGACCTCGCGATGGCAACCGAGCTGCTCGCCGACCTCTTCCTCGACTCGGTCTTCGACCCCGCCGAAATCGACCGCGAGCGCCAGGTCGTGCTCCAGGAGATCTCGCAGGCCGAGGACACGCCCGACGACTTCATCCACGACCTCTTCAACCTCAAGTTCTGGGAGGGCCATCCGCTGGCACTGCCGATCTTCGGTTCGGTCGCCACTGTCAACGCGATCAACCGCGAGCTGCTGTTGTCGTTCATGGCCGAGCGCTATCGCGCCGGGCGCGTGTTTATCGCGGCGGCGGGGATGGTCGATCACGAACGGCTGGTCGAGCAATGCGCGCGCCTGTTCGGCGGGATCACCGGCGACGGCCGTCCCGAGCCGACCAGCCCGCCGGCCGAGCGGATGGTGGTCATCAACCACCACAAGGACCTCGAGCAAACCCATCTCTGCATCGGCGGACCCGGCATCAGCCAGGCCTCGCCGCTGCGCTACGCGAGCTACGTGCTCAACACCGCGCTCGGCGGCGGGATGTCCTCGCGCCTGTTCCAGGAGGTGCGCGAACGGCGCGGCCGCGTTTACAGCATCTACTCCTTCATGTCGTCGTACCTCGACTGCGGCTACTTCGCGATCTACGCCGGCACCAACCCGGAATGGATCGACGAGGTCATCGAGGTCACCCTCAGCGAGATCGGCAAGCTCGTGCGCGACGGCCTGAGCCGCGCCGAACTCGAGCGCGCCAAGAGCCAGCTCAAGGGCAACATGCTGCTCGGGATGGAATCGACGGAAAGTCGGATGAATCGGCTGGCGCGCAACGAGATCTACTTCGGGCGCGAGGTTCCGATCGAGGAGCTCGCGCGCGGCATCGACCAGGTCACCAACGACCAGCTCGTCGAGTTGGCGGCGCGCTCGTTCGAGCCCGGGCGGATGGCGATGGTGCTGCTGGGCGATCTCAAGGGGCGCCAATTCGGCGCCGACGTCTTCTCCGCGCTGAAGTAA
- a CDS encoding polyribonucleotide nucleotidyltransferase → MYRKLEIEFSGRRLSLETGRVAKQAHGAVLAQYGETVVLATVVSAHESRPNIDFLPLTVDYQERTFAAGKIPGGFFKREGRPSEKEILTSRLIDRAMRPLFPKGYDKETQIIVTVLSADRDNDPDMLSLIATSAALEVSDIPHNGPVAAVRMGRIDGKLVANPTLSDLERSDVSMVVAAKPDSIVMLEGGAQIVDEESVLEALFTAHEALNPIFELQSELRRLAGKPKRPFTPKTIDAALLEAVRQRMAPELEAALSAGSKKERSSALRALADKVVAELGERFPERAGELTEACDKVIRDRVRKAIIEQDRRVDDRSSTEIRPLAAQVQMLPRTHGSAMFTRGETQVLATVTLGTSADEQKIDALMGERYKKFMLHYNFPPFSTGEVKFLRGPSRREIGHGALAERALLPVLPPEEEFPYTIRVVSEVLESNGSSSMATVCGGSLALMDAGVPVRAAVAGIAMGLVKEGEQVRVLTDILGDEDHLGDMDFKVAGTATGVTAIQMDNKVGGITREVMRQALHQARDARLFVLGVMEKALQSPRTEVSMYAPRIVTIHIKPDKIRDVIGPGGKVIRALVEETGCKIDIEDDGTVVIASADGTAIEKAIASIQALTSEPEVGRIYKGKVRKIVEFGAFVEILPGTDGLLHISQLSNQRVRKVEDVIHEGDEIMVKVLEVGRDGKIRLSLREAQEELAQKAQ, encoded by the coding sequence ATGTATCGAAAACTCGAGATTGAATTTTCCGGCCGCCGGCTGTCGCTGGAGACCGGACGCGTCGCCAAGCAGGCGCACGGCGCGGTCCTGGCGCAATACGGCGAGACCGTGGTGCTGGCGACGGTGGTTTCGGCGCATGAGAGCCGGCCCAACATTGACTTCCTTCCGCTGACCGTCGATTACCAGGAGCGGACCTTCGCCGCGGGCAAGATTCCTGGCGGCTTCTTCAAGCGCGAGGGGCGCCCCTCGGAGAAGGAGATCCTGACCTCGCGCCTGATCGACCGCGCGATGCGCCCGTTGTTTCCCAAGGGTTACGACAAGGAAACCCAGATCATCGTCACGGTGCTCTCCGCCGACCGCGACAACGACCCCGACATGCTCTCGCTGATCGCGACCTCGGCCGCGCTGGAGGTTTCCGACATCCCGCACAACGGGCCGGTGGCGGCGGTGCGGATGGGCCGGATCGACGGCAAGCTGGTTGCCAACCCGACGCTCAGCGATCTGGAGCGCAGCGACGTTTCGATGGTGGTCGCGGCCAAGCCCGACTCGATCGTGATGCTCGAAGGCGGCGCGCAGATCGTTGACGAAGAGTCGGTGCTCGAAGCGCTGTTCACCGCGCACGAGGCGCTCAATCCTATCTTCGAGCTCCAGAGCGAGCTGCGCCGACTGGCGGGCAAGCCCAAGCGCCCGTTCACCCCCAAGACGATCGACGCCGCGCTGCTCGAGGCGGTGCGCCAGCGGATGGCGCCCGAGCTCGAGGCCGCGCTCAGCGCCGGCAGCAAGAAGGAGCGCAGCAGCGCGCTGCGCGCACTCGCCGACAAGGTTGTCGCCGAGCTTGGCGAACGCTTTCCCGAGCGCGCGGGCGAGCTGACTGAGGCCTGCGACAAGGTGATCCGCGACCGCGTGCGCAAGGCGATTATCGAGCAGGACAGACGCGTCGACGACCGCAGTTCGACCGAGATCCGCCCGCTGGCGGCGCAGGTCCAGATGCTGCCGCGCACCCATGGCTCGGCGATGTTCACCCGCGGCGAGACCCAGGTGCTGGCGACGGTCACCCTCGGCACCAGCGCCGACGAGCAGAAGATCGATGCGCTGATGGGCGAGCGCTACAAGAAGTTCATGCTCCATTACAACTTCCCGCCCTTCAGCACCGGCGAGGTCAAGTTCCTGCGCGGCCCCTCGCGCCGCGAGATCGGCCACGGCGCGCTCGCCGAGCGCGCGCTGCTGCCGGTGCTGCCGCCCGAGGAGGAGTTCCCCTACACCATCCGCGTGGTCTCCGAAGTGCTGGAGTCCAACGGCAGCTCGTCGATGGCGACGGTGTGCGGCGGCAGTCTGGCACTGATGGACGCCGGGGTGCCGGTGCGCGCGGCGGTGGCGGGAATCGCGATGGGCCTGGTCAAGGAGGGCGAGCAGGTCCGCGTGCTGACCGACATCCTTGGCGACGAGGACCACCTGGGCGACATGGACTTCAAGGTCGCCGGCACCGCCACCGGGGTCACCGCCATCCAGATGGACAACAAGGTCGGCGGGATCACGCGCGAGGTGATGCGCCAGGCGCTCCATCAGGCGCGCGACGCGCGGCTGTTCGTGCTTGGGGTGATGGAGAAGGCGCTGCAATCGCCGCGCACCGAAGTCTCGATGTACGCCCCACGCATCGTCACCATCCACATCAAGCCCGACAAGATCCGCGACGTCATCGGCCCCGGCGGCAAGGTGATCCGCGCGCTGGTCGAGGAGACCGGCTGCAAGATCGACATCGAGGACGACGGCACCGTGGTCATCGCCTCGGCCGACGGCACCGCGATCGAGAAGGCGATCGCGTCGATCCAGGCGCTCACCTCCGAGCCCGAGGTCGGCCGCATTTACAAGGGCAAGGTGCGCAAGATCGTCGAGTTCGGTGCCTTCGTCGAAATCCTCCCCGGCACCGACGGCCTGCTCCATATCTCGCAGCTCTCCAACCAGCGCGTGCGCAAGGTGGAAGACGTGATCCACGAGGGCGACGAGATCATGGTCAAGGTGCTCGAGGTCGGACGCGACGGCAAGATCCGGCTCTCGCTGCGCGAGGCGCAGGAGGAGCTGGCGCAGAAGGCCCAATAG
- the rpsO gene encoding 30S ribosomal protein S15 yields the protein MPLAAVRKREIVQTHARSNSDSGSPEVQVALFSARIDQLTDHLKTHAKDHHSRRGLLRLVGKRRRLLDYLRSRDLARYKALIERLGIRR from the coding sequence ATGCCTCTCGCAGCCGTTCGCAAGCGGGAAATAGTCCAGACTCACGCTCGGTCCAACTCCGACAGCGGTTCGCCTGAAGTTCAGGTCGCCCTGTTCAGCGCGCGGATCGATCAGCTCACCGACCATCTGAAGACTCACGCGAAAGACCATCATTCGCGCCGGGGACTTTTGCGCCTGGTCGGCAAGCGCCGTCGGCTTCTGGACTACCTGCGCTCGCGCGACCTCGCGCGCTACAAGGCGCTGATCGAGCGGCTCGGCATCCGGAGGTAG
- a CDS encoding CocE/NonD family hydrolase, with translation MTKLGRQGSEHRFEVVVERDVMVAMRDGTRLATDIYRPALEGAPAPGRFPVLIERTPYDKATPRFVVHSRFFAEHGYVVLIQDVRGRGGSEGDWYPFAREAPDGYDTIEWAAAEPWCTGKVGTMGTSYMGAVQSAAATLNPPHLAAMFVTEGPSNYYACSMRHNGALEQRFLIYAFHMAVTSPEARANPALRQALLEARLNLGQWLRRLPLKRGASPLRLLPTYEQWVIDLQTRAAYDEYWRQRGYAIDQYYAEHADVPTVYFGAWYDSYARATVENFAALSRLKRSPQRLVMGPWTHGVRADEDFAGEASFGPAALEHYNGMRLRWFDQWLKGLDTGVADQPAVRIFVMGGGSGRKLYDVLGLSGRIDHGGRWRLESQWPPAGVRETPWYLHRGGALAPRTPEEDGGASTFRYDPRDPVPTVGGCISVGFEFMPPGGFDQRARFPLAAGESLPLAARPDVMVFVSEPLAESLEVTGSPLVKLWVSSSARDTDFTAKLIDLYPPSADYPDGYALNLTDSIIRMRFRNSWTDPQPMTPGEIYEVSIPFYPISNLFARGHRIRLDISSSNFPRFDVNPNTGGALGEPGAMVVADNTVHHAAAHPSHIVLPVMTR, from the coding sequence ATGACGAAACTCGGTCGGCAAGGCTCTGAGCATCGGTTCGAGGTCGTGGTCGAGCGCGACGTGATGGTCGCGATGCGGGACGGTACGCGGCTGGCGACCGACATCTACCGCCCAGCGCTCGAAGGCGCGCCCGCACCCGGACGCTTCCCGGTCCTGATCGAGCGCACGCCCTACGACAAGGCAACGCCGCGCTTCGTCGTCCATTCCCGCTTCTTCGCTGAGCACGGCTACGTCGTGTTGATCCAGGACGTGCGCGGGCGCGGTGGCTCGGAGGGCGATTGGTATCCCTTCGCGCGCGAGGCGCCCGACGGCTACGACACGATCGAGTGGGCGGCTGCCGAGCCGTGGTGCACCGGCAAGGTTGGCACGATGGGAACTTCGTACATGGGCGCGGTGCAGAGCGCCGCGGCGACGCTCAACCCGCCGCATCTGGCCGCGATGTTCGTCACCGAGGGGCCGTCGAACTACTACGCTTGTTCGATGCGCCATAACGGCGCGCTCGAACAGCGCTTCCTCATCTACGCCTTCCACATGGCGGTCACCAGCCCCGAGGCGCGCGCCAATCCGGCGCTGCGCCAGGCGCTGCTCGAAGCGCGGCTCAATCTGGGGCAGTGGCTCCGCCGCCTGCCGCTCAAGCGCGGAGCGTCGCCGCTGCGCTTGCTGCCGACTTACGAGCAGTGGGTGATTGACCTCCAGACGCGCGCCGCCTACGACGAGTACTGGCGCCAGCGCGGCTACGCGATCGACCAGTACTACGCCGAGCACGCCGACGTCCCGACGGTCTATTTCGGCGCCTGGTACGACTCCTACGCGCGCGCCACGGTCGAGAACTTTGCCGCCCTCAGCAGGCTCAAGCGCTCGCCGCAACGGCTCGTGATGGGGCCATGGACGCACGGCGTGCGCGCCGACGAGGACTTCGCCGGCGAGGCGAGCTTTGGCCCCGCCGCGCTCGAACATTACAACGGGATGCGTCTGCGATGGTTCGACCAGTGGCTCAAGGGACTCGACACGGGCGTCGCCGACCAGCCGGCGGTGCGGATTTTCGTGATGGGCGGCGGCAGCGGGCGCAAGCTTTACGACGTCCTGGGGCTGAGCGGACGAATCGACCACGGTGGGCGATGGCGCTTGGAGTCGCAATGGCCGCCGGCGGGCGTGCGCGAGACCCCGTGGTATCTCCATCGGGGCGGCGCGCTGGCGCCGCGGACACCTGAGGAAGACGGCGGCGCGAGCACGTTTCGCTATGACCCGCGTGATCCGGTGCCGACGGTCGGCGGATGTATCTCGGTGGGCTTCGAGTTCATGCCGCCCGGCGGCTTCGACCAGCGCGCGCGTTTTCCGCTTGCGGCAGGCGAGTCGCTGCCGCTGGCCGCGCGGCCGGACGTCATGGTCTTCGTCTCGGAGCCGCTGGCCGAGTCGCTGGAGGTCACCGGCTCGCCGCTGGTCAAGCTGTGGGTGTCGTCGTCGGCGCGCGACACTGACTTTACCGCCAAGTTGATCGATCTGTATCCGCCGAGTGCCGACTATCCCGATGGCTACGCGCTCAACCTGACCGATTCGATCATCCGGATGCGTTTTCGCAACTCGTGGACCGACCCGCAGCCGATGACGCCGGGCGAAATTTACGAGGTCAGCATCCCCTTCTATCCGATAAGCAACCTGTTCGCCCGCGGGCATCGGATCCGGCTCGACATCTCGTCGTCGAACTTTCCGCGCTTCGACGTAAACCCCAACACCGGCGGCGCGCTGGGCGAGCCGGGCGCGATGGTGGTCGCCGACAACACGGTCCATCATGCGGCGGCACACCCCTCGCATATCGTCCTGCCGGTGATGACAAGATAG
- the rpsF gene encoding 30S ribosomal protein S6, whose translation MRRYETIFILRPDLGEAQSKDSIKRFEGIVASGGGELLETDEWGFRELAYRIRNERRGYYVRLDYAGDGNVMNELERNLKLSDAVLRYLSVLVDPEVDTAKVRADIEARRHRAAEAKAAAEARAAAAAASHAAAAEHAAAGQGAEKGEAAATAESEEPAAEDGGAAAAEASSSGGPKQD comes from the coding sequence GTGCGGCGCTACGAGACCATTTTTATTCTGCGCCCGGACTTGGGCGAAGCGCAGTCCAAGGACAGCATCAAACGTTTCGAGGGCATCGTTGCCAGCGGCGGCGGCGAACTGCTCGAGACCGACGAGTGGGGCTTTCGCGAGCTCGCCTACCGAATCCGCAATGAGCGGCGCGGCTATTACGTGCGCCTCGATTATGCTGGCGACGGCAACGTGATGAACGAGCTCGAGCGCAACCTCAAGCTCTCGGACGCCGTGCTGCGCTATCTCTCGGTGCTGGTCGATCCCGAGGTCGATACGGCCAAGGTGCGCGCCGACATCGAAGCCCGCCGCCATCGCGCTGCCGAGGCCAAGGCCGCGGCCGAAGCCCGCGCAGCCGCAGCCGCCGCTTCGCACGCTGCGGCGGCCGAACATGCAGCCGCAGGCCAAGGCGCTGAGAAGGGCGAGGCGGCGGCCACGGCGGAATCGGAGGAGCCGGCCGCAGAGGACGGCGGCGCTGCCGCGGCCGAGGCGAGTTCCTCGGGTGGGCCAAAACAGGATTGA